The genomic interval AATATTGTAAGATTTAATTATACAGGATCACGGTGTGGTTATTGACGGTGTTCTGTGTGAATTATGTTGTACTGCAGTTAATCCAGATTGACTCCTGGTTGATACACACTAGCCACGCCCTTATCTCTGCCCCTCTGTTGTTCAGGTTGGTAGATGATTTATCTCACAGCCTATGAAGCAGGTCCTGGCcttggttttaaaatgttattttcattaaaaaacaacaacaaggtctTAAACGCATGATTGAGCATCACATACACGTTGTATATGTGAAACAACTTTCACCCTTTTACAcattactgtacatgtacacagcactattctctttttcttttataatgcAGAATCATTGACTCTTCACTTTGTTGTGTCTCTTCCTCAGAACTGAGATTTGACTGTTTTGTGTTGGAACCTTTCAGATCAGCTGTCATATCAGATGATAAATGACCATTCTAAAAACCCTAAactaagacaaaataaatgccTTTCAGTTGTATTTGATCATGCCGATTTGACTGTATAAATACGTACTTACATTATACTtagaacaacaacagtgttatTTATTCTTACATCTAACATATGTTATAATACAATGAGGCAAACAATAGACCCAGTGTACTGGTTACTGACAGAGTCATGTGATCCATGATGTCATTAGCTGTATATGTTATCATTGACGTCATGACGTCCGATTCTTTAATAATCaatgttcaaaaataaaaacatctgatTGTCGTCATCAGTCTATAGATAACAATGTTGTACTGTTGGCAAAAATAGCAGtcatgttgacacacacacagtttggtaTGTTGACAAATCACAGACGTTAACATGTTCACACCCATAAATGTCATCTACAAAAGAAGTCATGCACATGCCATCCAGTCCTGTGCAGCTTTTTATTGAACTGTACTGATTAATACATGAAATATGTCATGTAAGAAGTTGGTTTGAGATGTGTTCTTATATTATGTGTTAGTGGGCGTGTTATTATTCACAAAACCAGGGTTACAATTAAATAATACGTTGTAGAAAGTGGGAAAAGTAGAAgagaaataaagtcagaatacaGAAGTGTAAGTAAAAGGTAATCTAAGGAAATAGAATGGGGATTAATAAGAAACTAAGGGGATTTGTACACTCTCATTGTCCAGGAAAGTGTAGGAAAACTACCAAACTTTTTATGAGTAAAATCTCTAATTTGCTTGTTGGTCAATGTCACGAGGTTCTGCTGCAACTCCTTAATAGAGCAAAGATGATGGCGTAGTCGACTGAtattgtttctctgtttatttgtcCAAACCAAGATGATagtgaaaaaatatttacaggtgAAAATcgagaaaaaacatgaaatgtcccAAAGTGCTATTTCCAAAAGTAAttcaaaataattgaatttacTGGTGAGCAAAAATAGGCGTTACCTCCTCTGTAACACAACATACTCTTTATTTGTCTTCTGCTCCTCCCATCCAAACATCCATTatctaaaaacacattattattataataaacaacccagatgaaaataaagccaaaatattGCGCCCACCTTTAGTAAACAAAATGAATAGGTCATTACAAACAATAGTGACGTCACACTAAGCGTCACGCCATCGTCGTCATTTAAGTGCGCTGCTGACGCAAACTGAGGATGATGAGTAAGTAAGTCTGAACTTATGTAGGAGCGGCAAGTGCGCGCCCTTGACGGTCTACAactatgtttgtgtatgtgtgtgtgtgtgtgtgtgtgtgcgcgcgcagcCGCTCTCTCAGCGGGCGGTGTTGGAGTGTGTGCGTCTTTGCGCTCGaccagcgagtgtgtgtgtgacattagtTTCGTGTCACTCCGTCACAGTCAAACCGACATTTCTGTTCCTCAATAGTGTGAATACTCTTGTATTGTTATTCTCCAGTGCGTCTGCAAAGACTGAGAGAAGAAGTTTATCTTTGAATTCTTTATAAAAATCAGGCTTTTCCACTCTGAAGGGACATTATTGCATTGTTCATTTCCTCCAGTGTCAGATTTTGGTGAGTCAATTGTGGGCATGTTCAGATTAGTGCGTCATTCatttaaacctgaaaaaaatatttgtctgTGTCCCCGaatgcagttttaagatcatttgaggcgagaaatgagtcatttagaattcaaacatgtggtttgtgtattaaaatctgacgtttttattgttgttggaGATGAGCTCagagagcagcgttacctcggcctgtgctaatgaaatgttattttgtttttaatggaaacgtttagACCggacagtttgacattttttcaattattattaaattaaatgatgaatgttttatgtattttgacTGAATGTCAGCTGAGCTCCGACCCTCCTGTGGACATATTACAgcagtgtatgtatatgtattttccacatggtactgtatatttttatataagttaaatatttaacatgagAAAATAATATACATGCATTTATTATAAGTAttgtatgttcatttatcaacactctgtgatgaggcttaagcacttggTGCCACTCACCATTCAAACAATTCAAACAAGTAGCGTTTCAATTGAAGTGATCGTCAaatactcccgtacttggcgaGTATGTACTCCAGTAGTACTTCCCAAGAATGCAAGTACTTGGGTATAGAGAAAGGGCCATTGATTTTTAGtagttgtaaataaagttttgtttgatAGAGTATCTTAACCAACGTAGAGGTGAATAGCGCCACCTAGAGTAAAGGAACATTTGTGAACATGTTCCTTTACTCTGGgtgacagataaaataaatgaatgatgcactgcaacacGGACCATGAAATGATTATAGATTTTTATTtagataaaatgaataatttaatggtgtatttatttatttaattttggcacTTTCCATCCTCCATAATCAGGTAGCATAATTTGCGAAATAATACGGGATGCCGCTTTTTGACGACGTTGACTAGCTAATAGTTTGGAAGGTTTATGCCCCTTTCTTAGAATCTACTACGGGACTTAAAGATGAGCCTCTCAGCTTGGGTGGAAGTTAAGAGATCAATTTCAGTTTATACTttatataacataaataagaaatactgtctgataataatatgaatacattcaaagagacagtgcaacctttatttaactcggtgccatatgtcagtacatctgaaggtaccttttgtgattttactcccgccctcatagataaccttgttgatagtacagcagcctcactgcgtactacattagattgtgttgcccctctgaaaaagaaagtggtgaatcagatgagacgagcaccatggtttaactccaatactcgtgctcttaaacagacgttacgtagattagaaataaaatggtgttccagtaacctagaggaacttcatatagcctggaaagatggttttgtagcttacaaaaaagccctacactaagctagagttgcctattattcttctctaattgaagaaaataagaataatcatagatttgttttcagcactgtagccaggctgacacagagccacagctccactgaaccatctattcctttaacactgagcagtgatgactttatcaacgtctttgtgaataaaataacatcaattagagaaaaaatggatcatctgctccctcatattgggactgactcatcttctagcacaagagctttagaagcaccaggtgcacagttagacagtttctcccctatagatctccctgagttaacatcattagtttcatcatctaagccatcaacctgtcagttagatcctatccccaccaaagtgtttaaagatgtgtttcctttaattaacaactctatattaactcaaattaatctatccttattaactggatatgtgccccaaacgtttaaagtagcagttattaaaccccttctaaaaaaagtgacccttgacccagatattttagctaattaccgacctatatctaatcttccctttgtttctaaaatcttagaaaaggcagttgctaatcaatgatgtgaatatttgcgcattaatggcctgtttgaagattttcagtcaggttttagattaaaccatagcacagaaacagcactagttaaagttagtaactcagataatggtctagtttctttacttgtcctgttagatcttagtgctgcatttgacaccattgatcataatattctactgcagagattggagcagactcttggtatcacaggtgctgccctctgctggtttaaatcatacttatctgatagattccagtttgttcacgttaatgataaagcctcactacaaacaacagttaattgtggagttccacaaggctcagtgcttgggcctatactttttaccttatatatgcttcctctagggaacattattagaaagcataacatacactttcattgttatgcagatgacacacagctatatttatcaatgaggccggatgaaataaatcaggttgttcaactccaggaatgtctcagagacattaagtcctggatgacctgtaactttctacttttaaacttttctaCTTgaccctaaacacctcagagaaaaactttccgatcacattgtcactttagatgacatcaccctggcttccagttccactgtgaggaaccttggagttacttttgaccaggaaatgtcatttgattcacacataaaacttatttccagaacagccttcttccacctgcggaacattatgaagattagaaacattctatctttacaggatgctgaaaaactagttcatgcttttgttaatctagattagattattgtaactccttattatcaggatgttctaacaagtctgttagaatcattcagttcattcaaaaagctgcagcacgagttctgacaggaactagaaagagagaccatataactccagtgttagcttctctacactggctccacccacagtttagaattcaatttaaaatcctcctcctcacgtacaaagcacttaatggtcaggccccttcatacctgaaagacctagtcttactctatcaccctaatagaccacttaggtcacaaaatgctgggggattttcctgttgtgcacgcacattcactctctcacactcagggtatgaatatgactttttatttgtcattaaccttgtctctttctctccctagtttgtgtctttccttccttcccactctctctgtattctcatcttgcactatctactgaagaccaaagacacttgtgtccactatctactgaagaccaaagacatttgtgtccactatctactgaagaccaaagacacttgtgtccactatctactgaagaccaaagacattTGTGTCCACTATCTACTGAAgtccaaagacacttgtgtccccAGGTGTTTTGGGGGTCCATAGAGGGATCGTTTATTTTGAACTATAATTCCACCCACACATATCATAATGACATTCTGTAACTATTTAGGTTATCATACACTAGGTACACAATCATGTAAACTTGCTTTGTGTGGTGCAGCCGGTGATCCCTGTGGCTGAAGCAGCGAACAGACGCTGAGGAGATAGCAGGAAAAGGACCTGAGGCTGAGCTGTTCATGGCTGCTTCACCAGCGTCTCTGGGTGTCCAGTTCTGGTCCTTCACGACCACCGTTCTCCGCTCGGCACTCCGTACTCTGCTGGTATGGGAAGAAGGACGAGGCAAAGCCCGACCTCTTGACTCTGGTGTTGCCCAACAAGCTaagggaggaagaaaacaaagcttTGGGGGTGGGCTACCTTGTGCAAGAAGACAAGGTCTTCCTGATGGCTCCTATTAACTTCTcttaaagaaggaaaaaatgaGAACCGGGATTGACCTTAAAGGCGTACCAGCGCTACACGGCTCTCAGGGTCCACCCAAGAAAGCTTTGCTTTGGATCAAGGGACCTTCGTGGGCGCCAGGCCAGTGTTAAAGGAACTTTATGAATTCCTAAGCAACATCGACAAGGATCAAGTCCAGAAGAAAGCAGCCACCGCTGGGACCGACTGGACATGGGTGTTTCACCCAGCAGACTCTCCCCACCGAAATGGAGCAGCTGACGCAGCAGTCCGTATACTTAAGAGCGTGTTGAGCAACATCGGGGTGGAAGGTACTGGTGGTTCTGTTACCTGTGGAGGAACAGGAATATGGGGATCCATCTGGAAAACAACACgtggtgtgtttcggtaaaggaccccccctccaccatcctccacCATCCTCCAAGAGTGCGTCAGGAGgttggtggtgtgtttcggtagGGACAATGAGTTCATGGACAATCAAAcctttattatttgttattcatattgtgTGTAACGCATTCATACCCAAGAATGTAGCTTTATGTACCCAGTTGTGGGTGAATGTTTCATCTGAAAGGTAAAATGATTAGTTAGTTTTCGTGGCCTCCTTCTGATTCAGGAATCAGTaggccaagtgggaggtgtagaaCTTTCCAGCAGGTAAAACTATCAGTCTATTTATTGTTGTATGTGAGAGATTTGGAGCATGCAGTGTTCTAATGAAAGCTCAGCTGGTTTCAAAGAATCAGATCATCAGAACCCGTACGACTTCTCAGTTTTACAACTGTCCGGACAACCAGAACAAATACGGCGGGAACAACTCGAGTATTTTTATGaagatttatttcacacacccagttcgtacaggttctgattaGTGATGGGACAAATGAACTGAGGCATTGAGGCTTGTCTCGAGTAAAAGTGGGCGTGTCAAATGAAGCCGCGCTTCGAGGCCTGTATCGATTCCGGAAAATGACGTAACCGATGACAAACGAGGCCTCGGTTTGGACAGATCACGTCATTGGTTCGTTCACCGTATCACTTCCCAATAAAACGCTTCAAACCTCGAGGCACGCTGTGGGTGTTGTAGGCGTTTATGGTGAGAAGAGTTGGAGAGAGTAAGTGAGAGTTAGAGAGAGTTGGAGACAGTTGGAGAGAGTTGAGAGTTAGAGAGAGTTGGAGACAGTTGGAGAGAGTTAGCGAGAGTTAGAGAGAGTTAGTGAGAGTTAGAGAGAGTTAGTGAGAGTTAGAGAGAGTTAGTGAGAGTTGGAGAGAGTTTGTCAGAATAAGAGTAGCAGTAGCAGGAGAGTAGGAGAAGTAGAAGGAGTAGTGTAGATCATTTCCCCCACTGTAGGGCTTTGATGTGAGATATATTGTGCACCTTCTGTCACTTTCTTCAGTCACATACACTCTACTTTGACTCATGTATGTAAAGACGTCACTGGGAAGCCACAGTTTGACagcagtgttgtgttactcatTCTTAAAGATAACATGTTTAAGTGAAATATGTACAACTGTTTTGTGTATCATTAATAAAATGagttgaaaaaataaacactggtgTTGTGGGATGATTTATTCATGTGATGGTGCATGTATATGTTAAGCGTGATTTTACTACAAAGCACACAAACATTCCTGCCagttccatttttgtttgttttgccacaAATTCCTTTTCACAAAGATGGAGCCAGCAAGAAAGAGGAAGTCCTCACCTGTATGGGAGTATTTTGAGTTGACTGATCATAATAAGGTTTGTATGTGTAATGATATACATAAAATAGTGAATATTGTATACTCGCTATACACTGAACTATCAGTCCTAATATGTATGACTTCCTTAAAGGTGAGGTGCTTGCTGTGTGATAAACAGCTAACATACAGCAACAACACTTCCTCCATGCTTCGCCATTACAGAGCACTGCATGAGCATGCCCAGCCTGCCAACAGGCCGGATACAAGCCAAAGTACCATCAgatatttttttgcatgttgtCAAAATCTCGTGTTCAGCTCCTACAACACACCAGCATCACTGTTAATTGATAACTGTTACAGGTTCCAGAAAAGCAATGGTGGATGAGGCTGTGGTCAACATGATCATCAAGGACTCCCAGCCGTTCTCCGTTGTGGAGGATGTGGGCTTCAGGGAGCTCATGCACCTAATGGATCCCAACTATATTCTCCCCAGTAGAAAGGTGTGTGAACAGAGCCAATGTGGTCATTTTTATGTTGGTCATCATAACAGCTCTTCTTTTCACCCTCAGGCTCTGAAAGCAATGGTGGATATAAAATATCAGGAGGCCAAGGAGAAGGCCAGAGAGCAGGTCCAGAAGGCTGTGGCTGTCAGTCTCACGTCTGACATGTGGACGTCCATCAATATGGACGCCTACCTGGCAGTGACGTGCCATTTCATTGACGATGAAGACCAGCTCTGCACTACTCTGCTTGGGGTGCAACATTTTCCAAAGGCCCATACAGCAGAAAACCTTGCAGCGGGGCATGTACAGCTCATGGAGGAGTGGGGCATCAGAGATAAGGTGAAGTGTCTTGTCACTGATGGCGCATCAAACATGAACGCTTGTGTGAGACAGCTAAATGTGAGGCATGCAATATGCATTGCTCACACAATAAACCTTATTGTTCACAAGTCCTTCGATGATGTGGAAGGACTAAATGAATTAAGGCAGAAATGTAGGAGGTTGGTGACCCTCTTCCGCACAAGCACTACTGCGAAAGAGCGACTGGTCCAAGTGCAGGAGCAGATGGGAAGGCAGCCCTACAAAATGATAATAGAGGTAGACACGCGTTGGAACAGCACATTCCTTATGTTGCAGCGGCTGTATGAGCTAAGAGAGCCAGTGGGGGCAGCCCTGGcctcactgaaaacagacaTTACCCCCCTTACAGCAGCTGAGTATGACTCTGTGAACAACACTCTGAGTGTACTCGCCCCATTCCACCAAGCAACAGTTGAGGTTTCTGCTGAGAAGAGGGTATCCTCCTCAAAAGTGATACCTCTCATGAAGATGTTGCATCATGCAATAACAAACAAGATGCACACAATGAATGCATCCACCATTGCGAGGCAGCTGGGGGACAACCTTGTTCGACGTCTGAGGGACCACATGAGTTCTTTGGAGTCAGCAGGTGGCCTGACAATGCCAACTTTATTGGATCCAAGATTTAAAAAATTAGGATTCGAAAATGCAACCAGGAGACAAGAAGCAGTGAACCGGCTGAAAAATGAGTGTGCAAATGTAATAAGGCATGAAGCCTCATCTGCCCCCCCAGACCAGCTGCAAAACACTCGCGTGGCTCAATCTGGTGGCAATAGTAAGTAACCCCATCTGTATCCTTGATTATGACAGTGGTATTGTGCATGACACCCCACCCCCCTTTTTTGTTATTAGGTGAACTTTGGTGGCTGTTGGATGACGCCATAAACAGCAGCGGGAGCAGCTCAAGTGTGGTGGCAGATGCCGTGATTGAAGTGGATCGTTACTTGGCAGAGATGAATATTTCAAGGGATGAGGATCCACTCGTATATTGGCATGGACATAAAGCCATGTATCCACACCTTCACAAACTGGCAGTAACCTGGTTATGTTCGCCAGCGTCTTCAGTGCCATGTGAGAGGGTTTTTTCGAAGGCTGGAGAAGTGTTGTCTAAAAAAAGGAACCACCTGAATCCAAAAACATTGGAAAAACTagtgtttttgaataaaaatacaaactctTGAAATGTTGTCATTGGTATTTTAATTAAGAACAGAGctccatgtctgtgttgttgtccaCATACTTACACATGATCATACTATAGAAATATccattgtttattgtttctgCACACATAAGTAAATCATACATTTCAGCTCAAGTCGTGGTACAATGGCATTGACTGTAATTTAAtttgtccagcagatggcagtatTCACTGTTTCATTGAGGCCTCGATGAGTGAACCTTTTGGTGAAGCAATGGGCTGGAAAGCCTCAGTGATTCACGGGGCTTCATTTGCCCATCACTAGTTCTGATGATTAATAGTTAGACAGAGACACATAATGAAGATTAATAGAAACAAAAGAGCTTTGATAGCAAAGCTTTGATGACAAACTGCACTTTGATGACAAACTGTGCTTTGACGACAACTGTGCTTTGGTTAGAACAGCGCatgctccaaacacacacagactggtgaCAGTTCTGCCTGCTGGAAAGTTCTACATTGTCTTCCAGGAGAGTGGCGTATTTTTGCTGCAAACGTTCCCGTCATACGCAGTAGTAATCTGCCGTCAAAACGGCGCAAAGTCTAGTTGATGGTTGTGAGCGCCGATTAACCTCTCCCGCTTTCTTCCCAATTCCCCCTGGCAGGATTTATCTTAGATATCTTATAACTGTAATTGTTGAATATAACTCGCTGAAATGGAGAAATTTGTTCTCTTTAGAGGAAGGAAGACAGTCATTCTTAAAATAGATGACATGTGCATCGACAGAATTGCCCGGATTTTCCAGGTAAGCCATTATTGCAAACTGTTGCCTCTGGTGGTCGCAAGCTTCATTTTTTCATCCAGGTGTCCTGTACAGTAAAGCAAATCTCTCGCTGGACTGAAGAACTAAACGTATGTTTAGTGCCTCATCTCAGTAGCTTCACTTCATATCTGTGTGTTAATATCTGaggaaatgtgtatttaaagccTGACATGTAGGCTATGATAATTTCCTGATGTTATTTAATGAGAGATAGTGCCGTGAAGACCTGGTTTGGTATAGTCCATGTTTATTATAAATTTAATAAAAGTGCTGTGTGGAAACTCCACAGGCTGCCTGAGGAGCCCTTCAGCTAATGGAGATAGCGCTACCATCGCTGGCCTTAACCTTCATGTTACAAGGGTAGGAGTTGAAGGATGATGGGTTGTGGTCAAAATAAGTATAAGTGATCATCAACTGCCTACCCTGAAACCCATTACCTGACATCCTGAACATACCTGTCAGGTTTTAGATGAACATTTTGTTGCATGGTTTTACCTGCCCTTTTGTTGTatttcctgcttttattttgatagcgACTCCGGTATTGGCAGGAAGTTCTCGACTACGCTAAAACGGTAGTGAAAAAGACAGCAAAACATGAGTTGTATCCTGAATTAGTTTTGAACTGCAATAACTTGTAAATGATTTGTTTCAGTAAGTTAGTGTTGGCTTGATGTGTGTACTGTGAGGGCAATTATAATATTATCATGGGAAGATACTAGCTAACATACTTTGTACACAGCTCTGATGTTGCTTTTGGAATATACAATAAATGTGAAATCAGTCAAGTGTCAGACCATCTTTGGGAGGGATATGCCACAATACCCAATGTAACTCTACAGCTTGTCATTAACATTTAGACTTAGTGTATACTGTGGTTTAATTATGTCCACACATACAGGGGTAAGTTATAGATGTAAAGAACTATTGTTCCTTTCACAAAGCTCCAGCTTTAGTGTCCGGTTATGATGTTTGCATGTGGACAAAAGGCCAATCACACAGAGAAAGATAGGTGACGAAAAcacttgtgtatgtgtggacaTAGAGTGCCTGTAGAAGGCTGCATTGGTAAATCAATCCTCTTGGGGATTTAACtgcatataattatatattaaaaaaatataatgaaacCACTGAGACGTTGGAGTAAAGGGCAAAGTATAAATAGACACTGAGAAGAAACAACGTGTAAACGCATAAGAGCAATTCAATgattttgtttaatattattgCAACATTTCTGTCTCTTAGGTCACCACAGCTAGCCTGTACATCACTGATGCTTGCAATGTTGCCATCCTTCCCACTGATGGTGGCTGTTTCAGCTCCCTGGACCTCTCTGACTGTGCTCATTATGAGGTTCATGGGGAAGAAGCTCCGTCACGCCAGTTTGCTTTTCGTCATAGTCTGCCACCGTCGACTGCAAACACGGCTCAGCTGACCAGAGCAGTGAGCGCGCCCAGCTCGTTTCAAAGGTAATGAGGGGCGCATGTTATGTTGATTTCAAATATAAGTTAGAATGCTTAATAGTGCTCAAGCTTCCTCAAGTAGAATCTCTGTTTAAGCTAACAGTAGCTCAGTGTTTGTCATTCCTCTACCACATTTTAGACCTCTCCCCGTTCCAACACAGctgtttgaaatcatttatCAGTTTATGAGTTATAATCTCCTGAAGCTGCTTCATAACAAGCGGATCATTTGAATGAGGGCAGAACACGTGACCCTCCAGGAGATGTTGGAGAAACAACGGTGTAAGCTACATGTTGCTAGCTTAGTTTGCTCACTGTTCTTTCTGTATTACAGGTCAATCCACGTGTCAGACATAATGGATGGAAACCTTATATCCATAAGGGTCGTTGTGGTGAGATTTGTGGACGCAGAGGCAACTGTATCAGTTATTGTTGAGAAAGTG from Solea senegalensis isolate Sse05_10M unplaced genomic scaffold, IFAPA_SoseM_1 scf7180000015939, whole genome shotgun sequence carries:
- the LOC122762672 gene encoding E3 SUMO-protein ligase ZBED1-like, which codes for MVDEAVVNMIIKDSQPFSVVEDVGFRELMHLMDPNYILPSRKALKAMVDIKYQEAKEKAREQVQKAVAVSLTSDMWTSINMDAYLAVTCHFIDDEDQLCTTLLGVQHFPKAHTAENLAAGHVQLMEEWGIRDKVKCLVTDGASNMNACVRQLNVRHAICIAHTINLIVHKSFDDVEGLNELRQKCRRLVTLFRTSTTAKERLVQVQEQMGRQPYKMIIEVDTRWNSTFLMLQRLYELREPVGAALASLKTDITPLTAAEYDSVNNTLSVLAPFHQATVEVSAEKRVSSSKVIPLMKMLHHAITNKMHTMNASTIARQLGDNLVRRLRDHMSSLESAGGLTMPTLLDPRFKKLGFENATRRQEAVNRLKNECANVIRHEASSAPPDQLQNTRVAQSGGNSELWWLLDDAINSSGSSSSVVADAVIEVDRYLAEMNISRDEDPLVYWHGHKAMYPHLHKLAVTWLCSPASSVPCERVFSKAGEVLSKKRNHLNPKTLEKLVFLNKNTNS